The following proteins are co-located in the candidate division KSB1 bacterium genome:
- a CDS encoding C4-type zinc ribbon domain-containing protein: MELYKLVKLQKIDTRLMELEAMKGNLPEQVEELRERLAKLQADLVRTRTELEETKKQSRNADLELRTLTDKLKKHQDQLYSVKTNKEYDAITVEIENFEKQIEVTELRGVELLEKVDRLAKEVTGLEQQVAEFSRALNEREQELQHRLAETNAEHEQLMARRDALVSNLDRRLFASYERIRKGRNGTALAEVVNYTCSACYATIPAQTVVEVRKMDRIINCEVCGRILVITNERLEKRLSIDAESAV; this comes from the coding sequence ATGGAACTTTATAAGCTAGTGAAGCTTCAAAAAATAGACACGCGGCTAATGGAATTAGAGGCGATGAAGGGAAATCTTCCTGAGCAGGTTGAAGAGCTGAGAGAAAGACTCGCCAAGTTGCAGGCGGATTTGGTGCGCACCAGAACTGAGCTGGAAGAAACAAAAAAGCAAAGTCGCAATGCGGATTTGGAGCTTCGCACATTAACCGACAAGCTTAAAAAGCATCAAGACCAGCTTTACAGTGTAAAAACCAATAAAGAATATGATGCGATCACCGTTGAGATTGAGAATTTTGAGAAACAGATTGAGGTGACAGAGCTTAGAGGGGTTGAGTTATTAGAGAAAGTTGACCGGCTTGCTAAAGAAGTGACCGGTCTGGAGCAGCAGGTCGCTGAATTCAGTCGAGCACTGAACGAAAGGGAGCAGGAGCTTCAGCACCGGCTGGCTGAGACCAATGCTGAGCACGAACAACTGATGGCGAGGCGGGATGCGCTGGTTTCAAACCTTGATCGGAGATTATTTGCCAGTTATGAGCGGATTCGAAAAGGGCGCAACGGAACCGCGTTAGCTGAGGTTGTAAACTATACTTGTAGTGCCTGCTATGCCACGATACCAGCACAAACAGTGGTGGAAGTCCGCAAAATGGATCGGATAATTAATTGCGAAGTTTGTGGTCGAATTTTGGTGATTACCAATGAACGGCTGGAAAAACGATTGAGCATAGATGCCGAAAGCGCAGTTTGA
- the recJ gene encoding single-stranded-DNA-specific exonuclease RecJ, with translation MNLKWVLLNEYDKETVDRFAQQLHIPPIFSKILLSRGIDTYEKAWLFFRGNLTHLHDPFLLRDMNKAVQRILRAIQQQERILIYGDYDVDGITAVSMLYLLLKQIGADVHFYIPHRIREGYGISLAGIEEAARLGTRLIISVDCGVTAVREIEYAQQLNMDVIVSDHHEPGKRLPQAYAMLNPKCPESNYPFHELAGVGVAYKLAQALAQALDLDASIIEDFVDLVAIGSAADIVPLVDENRIFVKEGLKRLNQTTRPGLKALLQVAGLLNKPISTGQIVFIIAPRINAVGRMGNAERAIELFTTQDHDRALEIANLFETENRQRKNIDEETFKAAQQIIEDNYDLSSYYSLVVDQVGWHPGVIGIVASRLVEKYYRPTVMISVDENIGKGSARSISGFDIYLALKQCEDLLIGFGGHKYAAGLTIARDKIDAFRQRFNEISQQQLTEDLLCPKLRIDGEIRLSDINATFYKFLKLLAPFGPQNMRPVFLSQKLQVIGTPTIVGNNHLRFKVRQDGIVMDAIGFNLGDLVYRIEPGANNLDMAYVIEENTYLGRTTLQLRVKDLR, from the coding sequence ATGAATTTAAAGTGGGTTCTGCTAAATGAATATGACAAAGAAACGGTCGATCGATTTGCACAGCAGTTACATATCCCACCTATTTTCTCAAAGATCCTATTGAGCCGCGGAATTGACACTTATGAGAAAGCGTGGTTATTTTTCCGTGGCAATTTGACTCACCTGCATGACCCATTTCTGCTCAGAGATATGAATAAAGCCGTGCAACGGATTCTCCGAGCGATCCAGCAGCAAGAACGCATTTTGATCTATGGGGATTACGATGTTGATGGGATCACTGCTGTTTCAATGCTTTATTTGCTGTTAAAACAAATCGGTGCAGATGTCCACTTTTATATTCCCCATCGGATTCGAGAGGGATATGGGATTTCTTTGGCTGGGATTGAAGAGGCAGCTCGGCTTGGTACTCGGCTGATCATTTCAGTGGATTGTGGCGTCACCGCTGTCCGAGAGATCGAATATGCCCAACAATTAAACATGGATGTTATTGTGAGCGATCATCATGAGCCTGGAAAGCGGTTGCCCCAAGCATACGCCATGTTGAACCCAAAATGCCCCGAGTCGAACTATCCGTTTCATGAATTAGCAGGGGTTGGCGTTGCTTATAAATTGGCCCAGGCGTTGGCTCAAGCTTTGGATTTAGATGCTTCGATAATCGAAGATTTCGTCGATCTGGTTGCAATTGGCAGCGCCGCCGATATTGTGCCATTGGTTGATGAAAATCGGATTTTCGTGAAAGAGGGCCTGAAACGCCTCAATCAAACAACCCGACCAGGGCTGAAAGCGCTGTTACAGGTAGCTGGATTGCTGAACAAACCAATTAGCACCGGTCAGATCGTCTTCATTATCGCGCCGCGGATCAATGCGGTAGGACGGATGGGAAACGCCGAGCGGGCCATTGAACTGTTCACCACGCAAGATCATGACCGAGCGCTCGAGATCGCCAATTTGTTCGAAACCGAAAACCGGCAACGAAAGAATATCGATGAAGAAACCTTCAAAGCGGCGCAGCAGATCATCGAGGATAATTATGATTTATCCAGCTATTACAGTTTGGTCGTCGATCAGGTAGGATGGCACCCAGGAGTGATCGGGATTGTGGCCTCGCGATTGGTAGAAAAATATTATCGTCCCACTGTGATGATCTCAGTAGATGAGAATATCGGCAAAGGTTCGGCGCGAAGCATTTCCGGTTTCGATATCTACCTGGCGCTCAAACAATGTGAAGACTTGCTCATCGGTTTTGGCGGCCATAAATACGCAGCCGGCCTGACAATTGCTCGGGACAAAATCGATGCGTTCCGTCAACGCTTTAACGAAATATCGCAGCAACAGCTTACCGAGGATTTGCTATGCCCGAAACTCAGAATCGATGGAGAGATCCGATTAAGCGATATCAATGCCACTTTTTACAAATTTCTCAAACTACTGGCACCATTTGGTCCTCAAAACATGCGCCCTGTATTTTTGTCTCAAAAGCTTCAAGTGATTGGTACGCCAACCATAGTGGGGAACAATCACTTAAGGTTTAAAGTAAGACAGGATGGCATCGTGATGGATGCGATTGGTTTCAATTTGGGCGACCTTGTTTATCGGATTGAGCCTGGAGCGAACAATCTAGACATGGCATACGTTATAGAGGAAAACACCTATTTGGGACGAACCACATTGCAATTACGGGTAAAGGACTTGAGGTAA
- a CDS encoding peptidylprolyl isomerase, whose product MNRIRTLVIFSLCVLLVNCSKKDKGSSTHAKVSFADSTVVAIVNGEAIHYDDVKQVISQFLNQLGKDVNQFQHLASDTMLWNDALDWMISLKLLTQEAKRLDIKADSNEVRLALSNIKRRFPNEQKFFEALQQSNLTLEQFQINLAQELTVQKLLEQQIASQIKDVTDDEALKYYQDHGEELMQPEQIRVHHILFKVSETADPEKVKAVEAKAQRVLDRIKKGEDFETLARQYSEDPASALRGGNIGFFSRGDMIKNFEDAAFALKVGQVSDLVRTQLGFHIIRLDERKSSQKMPFEEVKLAIKARLKQEQSNALFQQYVAALKSKAEIKLRGKA is encoded by the coding sequence ATGAATCGAATCAGAACGCTTGTGATTTTTAGCTTATGTGTCCTGCTGGTGAATTGTTCAAAAAAAGATAAGGGATCTTCCACGCATGCAAAAGTTAGCTTTGCTGACTCGACGGTGGTAGCGATCGTGAATGGGGAGGCGATTCATTATGATGATGTCAAACAAGTCATCAGCCAATTTTTAAATCAATTGGGCAAAGACGTAAATCAGTTTCAACATCTTGCCTCCGATACCATGCTTTGGAATGATGCACTGGACTGGATGATTTCCCTGAAGCTATTGACGCAGGAGGCCAAACGGCTCGATATCAAAGCAGATAGCAATGAGGTGAGGCTTGCCCTGAGCAATATTAAGCGAAGATTTCCGAATGAGCAAAAGTTCTTTGAGGCGTTACAGCAGTCGAATCTCACTTTGGAGCAATTTCAAATCAATCTTGCCCAGGAGCTGACAGTTCAGAAACTATTAGAACAACAGATTGCTTCTCAGATCAAGGATGTCACGGATGACGAAGCGCTCAAATATTATCAGGACCATGGGGAGGAGCTGATGCAACCGGAACAAATCCGAGTGCATCATATTTTGTTTAAGGTGTCTGAAACTGCTGATCCTGAGAAAGTCAAGGCGGTAGAGGCCAAGGCACAACGGGTGTTGGACCGGATCAAAAAAGGGGAGGATTTCGAGACGCTAGCCCGACAATATTCGGAAGATCCAGCTTCTGCACTCCGCGGTGGGAATATTGGTTTCTTTTCACGGGGAGATATGATAAAGAATTTCGAAGACGCCGCATTTGCCCTGAAGGTAGGGCAGGTGAGCGATCTGGTTCGAACCCAATTAGGCTTTCATATTATCCGATTAGACGAGCGGAAAAGCAGCCAGAAAATGCCATTCGAAGAAGTAAAACTTGCCATTAAAGCTCGGCTCAAGCAAGAGCAGTCCAATGCACTGTTTCAGCAGTATGTCGCGGCACTCAAATCCAAGGCAGAAATCAAGCTTCGCGGCAAAGCATAA
- a CDS encoding branched-chain amino acid transaminase: MKPEDERGKIWFNGKYVDWWDAKIHVMSHCVHYGTSIFEGMRCYETQKGSAIFRLHDHIKRFFDSAKIYRMDIPFSMAEIEQACVDIVRVNQLKSAYIRPLVFRGYNTLGVDPSACPVEVVIAVLNWGAYLGEDALTKGVDVRVSSWHRMHPNTHPALAKTGANYMNSQLIKWEAKIDNYAEGIALSSQGFVSEGSGENIFLVRNNEIFTPTVGSSILPGITRDSVFKIARELGYEVKEMLIPREMLYIADELFFTGTAAEVSPIRSVDKIVIGSGTVGPITKQIQNRFFEIVRSGNDGGYNWLTFIN, translated from the coding sequence ATGAAGCCAGAAGATGAACGAGGTAAGATATGGTTTAATGGGAAGTATGTTGATTGGTGGGATGCAAAAATTCATGTGATGTCGCATTGCGTGCATTATGGAACGTCAATTTTCGAAGGCATGAGGTGTTATGAAACGCAAAAAGGTTCGGCGATTTTCCGACTGCATGATCATATCAAACGGTTTTTTGATTCAGCCAAAATTTATCGGATGGATATTCCATTTTCGATGGCGGAAATCGAGCAAGCTTGCGTTGATATTGTCAGAGTGAATCAATTGAAATCTGCTTATATTCGGCCTTTGGTGTTTCGGGGTTACAACACATTAGGGGTAGATCCTTCAGCTTGTCCAGTGGAAGTGGTCATTGCGGTATTGAACTGGGGGGCCTATCTTGGGGAGGATGCATTGACAAAAGGGGTCGATGTTCGGGTTTCCTCGTGGCATCGGATGCATCCCAATACTCATCCTGCGCTCGCCAAGACCGGGGCGAATTATATGAACTCCCAGTTGATCAAATGGGAGGCAAAAATTGACAATTATGCGGAGGGAATTGCATTATCCAGTCAAGGATTTGTGAGCGAAGGAAGCGGAGAAAATATTTTTTTGGTTCGCAACAACGAGATTTTTACCCCAACTGTGGGCTCATCAATTTTGCCGGGAATTACTCGCGATTCCGTATTTAAGATTGCGCGGGAATTGGGTTATGAAGTGAAAGAGATGTTGATTCCTCGCGAGATGCTTTACATTGCAGACGAGCTGTTCTTTACTGGAACAGCGGCTGAGGTTTCACCGATCCGATCAGTAGATAAGATTGTAATTGGGAGTGGCACAGTTGGACCGATTACAAAACAGATTCAGAATCGTTTTTTTGAAATTGTGAGAAGCGGAAACGATGGCGGCTATAATTGGCTGACCTTCATCAATTGA
- the nusB gene encoding transcription antitermination factor NusB, translating into MSSRRRARELAVQALYALELSQNPVDEVKQDVIEQQNDAVAVKAFAEQLFTATVEHCSELDEIIKHKAVNWDFERIAILDKLILRLAICEFLYFEDIPPKVSIDEAIEIAKKFSTAKSGQFVNGILDAVLLELRSTNRLHKTGRGLIETTSQ; encoded by the coding sequence ATGAGCTCGCGAAGACGCGCACGAGAATTAGCAGTTCAGGCGTTATATGCGCTTGAGCTATCGCAAAACCCAGTTGATGAGGTCAAACAAGATGTGATTGAGCAGCAAAATGATGCCGTAGCGGTGAAGGCTTTTGCTGAACAGCTCTTCACCGCGACGGTGGAGCATTGTAGCGAACTGGACGAAATCATCAAACACAAGGCTGTCAATTGGGATTTTGAGCGAATAGCAATATTAGATAAGCTGATCCTCAGGCTGGCGATCTGTGAATTTCTTTACTTCGAAGATATTCCGCCGAAAGTGAGCATTGATGAGGCGATCGAAATCGCTAAAAAGTTCAGCACTGCCAAAAGTGGTCAATTCGTGAATGGGATTCTGGATGCTGTGCTTTTGGAACTCCGATCCACCAATCGCCTGCACAAGACCGGTCGAGGGTTGATTGAGACCACCAGCCAATAG
- the secA gene encoding preprotein translocase subunit SecA, whose protein sequence is MLEKILTLIFGSKHERDIKRIRPIVAEINEYYQQFHELSDDALRYKTIEFKRRIQERVSDIQDQIYDLQQQLREDVDSDVPIDTERIREEIKALEKEEKEAIDEVLLELMPEAFAVVKEACRRLVGHSWSVSDIPITWDMVPFDVQLIGAVVLHEGKIAEMATGEGKTLVASLPLYLNALVGKGAHLVTVNDYLARRDCEWMGKIYETLGLAPAFITNDMNPSQRQKAYNADITYGTNNEFGFDYLRDNMAIRVEDVVQRGHYYAIIDEVDSVLIDEARTPLIISGPVEHSTQRFDEVKPRVAQLVRSQTNLVNKLIAEAEHLLEQGEEYEAGKKLLQANRGAPKNKRLIKVLHEPGAKKLIHRVEMDYLRDKRLHELDEELYYSIDEKTHVIDLTEKGREALSPNDPSMFVLPDLATELEQIDKDPNLDEAAKQEAKSRVQAEYAEKSERIHNITQLLRAYSLYERDVEYVVTEDGKVVIVDEFTGRLMPGRRYSDGLHQAIEAKEGVRIERETQTLATITLQNFFRLYQKLAGMTGTAETEAHEFWQIYKLDVVVIPTNEPVRRIDYNDQIYRTKREKYNAVIAEIEEMHRKNRPVLVGTISVEVSETLSRMLKRKGIKHSVLNAKYHKEEAQIVAKAGQPGMVTIATNMAGRGTDIKLGKGVVLCDGGCYLVDDNGRPIPKDLDLSQCEADVPCGLHIIGTERHESRRIDRQLRGRSGRQGDPGSSRFYLSLEDDLMRLFGSERIASVMDRLGVQDGEVIQHPMINKSIERAQKRVEMHNFEIRKHLLEYDDVMNQQREVIYKMRSNALRGENLRDVILDMIDQIVEDRVELHVGDQKYVEDWNWAGLNKDLQRFFLLSPMYHDGSEVPPGLTKELLIEQIKEKARANYALRERTIGKANMRKLERLVMLQQIDIEWRDHLYEMDQLKEGIGLRAYGQKDPLIEYKSEGFRAFTDMLARINEGVVELIFKAQIRDQSQFVPRRRPRVLSEVHDSSAGMGFRTAAATASAAGQQTLPQQPAPGKKVPVVVGPKVGRNDPCPCGSGKKYKKCHGR, encoded by the coding sequence ATGCTGGAAAAAATTTTGACCCTCATATTTGGCAGCAAACATGAGCGGGACATAAAGCGGATTAGACCGATTGTGGCTGAGATTAATGAATACTATCAACAATTTCATGAATTGTCGGACGATGCGCTTCGATACAAGACTATCGAGTTTAAACGTCGAATCCAGGAGCGAGTCAGCGATATTCAGGATCAGATTTATGATTTGCAGCAACAATTGCGTGAGGATGTGGACAGCGATGTCCCGATCGATACCGAGCGGATTAGAGAGGAAATAAAGGCATTAGAGAAAGAAGAGAAAGAAGCTATCGATGAAGTGCTTCTCGAGTTGATGCCCGAGGCTTTTGCTGTGGTCAAGGAAGCGTGCCGTCGCTTGGTGGGGCATTCCTGGTCAGTGAGCGATATTCCGATTACCTGGGACATGGTGCCATTTGATGTGCAATTGATCGGTGCAGTAGTATTACATGAAGGCAAGATAGCCGAGATGGCAACTGGCGAGGGCAAAACGCTGGTAGCGAGCTTGCCGTTGTATCTTAATGCCTTGGTTGGCAAGGGTGCACATCTGGTGACGGTCAACGATTATTTAGCTCGACGCGATTGCGAATGGATGGGCAAGATTTATGAGACGCTTGGCTTGGCGCCGGCATTTATTACTAACGATATGAATCCATCGCAGCGCCAAAAGGCATATAATGCGGACATCACCTATGGCACTAACAACGAGTTCGGTTTCGACTATCTGCGGGACAATATGGCCATTCGGGTGGAGGATGTGGTGCAACGGGGGCATTATTATGCCATCATCGATGAGGTGGATTCCGTCCTGATCGACGAAGCACGGACCCCATTGATCATTTCCGGTCCAGTGGAGCATTCAACGCAGCGCTTCGATGAAGTGAAGCCGCGAGTAGCCCAATTGGTCCGCAGCCAAACCAATCTGGTCAATAAATTGATCGCTGAGGCGGAACATCTGCTTGAGCAAGGGGAAGAATATGAAGCTGGGAAGAAGTTACTCCAGGCGAATCGGGGTGCCCCCAAAAACAAGCGGCTGATTAAGGTGCTTCATGAGCCTGGGGCCAAAAAACTGATCCATCGCGTTGAAATGGATTATTTGCGAGATAAGCGCCTGCACGAATTGGATGAGGAACTCTACTATTCGATCGATGAGAAGACGCATGTCATTGACCTGACCGAGAAAGGTCGGGAGGCTTTGTCTCCCAATGATCCTTCCATGTTCGTATTGCCAGATTTAGCGACAGAGCTGGAGCAAATAGACAAGGACCCAAATCTTGATGAGGCGGCAAAACAAGAGGCCAAATCGCGGGTGCAAGCTGAATACGCAGAGAAGAGCGAACGCATTCATAATATCACCCAATTGTTACGGGCATATTCGCTGTATGAGCGCGATGTCGAATATGTCGTCACCGAGGACGGGAAAGTGGTGATTGTGGACGAGTTCACTGGCCGATTGATGCCCGGACGCCGATATAGCGATGGGCTGCATCAGGCGATTGAGGCGAAAGAAGGGGTGAGGATCGAGCGCGAGACCCAAACATTAGCCACGATTACGCTGCAAAACTTTTTCCGGCTGTACCAGAAGCTGGCGGGAATGACTGGTACCGCAGAGACAGAGGCGCATGAGTTCTGGCAGATCTACAAGCTGGATGTGGTTGTAATTCCGACCAATGAGCCAGTGCGTCGGATCGACTATAACGATCAGATCTATCGCACCAAGCGAGAGAAATATAATGCAGTGATTGCAGAGATCGAAGAAATGCATCGCAAGAATCGACCAGTGCTGGTAGGGACGATTTCGGTTGAGGTCTCTGAAACATTGAGCCGAATGTTAAAGCGAAAGGGCATCAAGCATTCGGTGCTGAACGCTAAATATCATAAAGAAGAAGCCCAGATTGTGGCCAAAGCGGGGCAACCTGGGATGGTGACTATTGCTACCAATATGGCGGGTCGCGGGACCGACATCAAGTTAGGCAAAGGAGTTGTTCTCTGCGATGGGGGCTGTTATCTGGTTGATGACAATGGTCGGCCCATCCCAAAAGACCTCGATCTGAGCCAATGTGAGGCGGATGTACCGTGTGGCCTTCACATCATTGGCACAGAGCGGCATGAATCGCGCCGGATCGATCGACAACTGCGCGGCAGAAGCGGTCGGCAGGGCGACCCTGGTTCATCTCGGTTTTATCTCTCGTTAGAAGATGATCTGATGCGGCTATTTGGCTCGGAGCGCATCGCCAGCGTAATGGATCGCCTCGGGGTTCAAGATGGCGAGGTCATCCAGCATCCGATGATCAACAAATCTATCGAACGCGCGCAGAAACGCGTCGAGATGCACAACTTCGAAATTCGGAAACATCTGCTGGAATATGATGACGTGATGAACCAACAGCGCGAAGTAATCTATAAGATGCGGTCCAATGCTTTAAGAGGGGAAAATCTCAGAGATGTGATCCTCGACATGATCGACCAGATTGTTGAGGATCGTGTAGAATTGCATGTTGGTGACCAGAAATACGTCGAGGATTGGAATTGGGCCGGGCTGAACAAAGACCTGCAACGCTTCTTTTTGCTCAGCCCGATGTATCACGATGGGAGTGAAGTTCCTCCAGGGTTGACCAAAGAACTGCTGATCGAGCAAATCAAGGAGAAGGCTCGTGCCAATTACGCGCTGCGTGAACGGACGATTGGCAAAGCGAATATGCGAAAGCTGGAACGGCTGGTCATGTTGCAACAGATTGATATCGAATGGCGAGACCATTTGTATGAGATGGATCAATTGAAAGAGGGGATTGGATTACGGGCTTACGGTCAGAAGGACCCGCTAATTGAATACAAAAGTGAAGGTTTTCGCGCCTTCACTGACATGTTGGCCCGCATCAACGAAGGCGTGGTAGAACTGATTTTCAAGGCGCAGATTCGCGATCAATCTCAATTTGTCCCACGCCGTCGGCCGCGAGTGTTGAGTGAAGTCCATGATTCTAGCGCTGGGATGGGATTTCGCACCGCAGCCGCCACCGCCTCCGCTGCTGGTCAACAGACATTGCCGCAGCAGCCAGCTCCAGGCAAAAAAGTCCCAGTGGTGGTCGGTCCCAAAGTGGGACGAAATGACCCCTGTCCTTGTGGCAGCGGCAAAAAATATAAAAAATGCCATGGTCGTTGA
- a CDS encoding DUF494 family protein has product MNERILEIVAYIVNAMQSSLDDALFGHIENLSQALMEQGYTENEINSAFSWLIEKMPSEADSNLTNESNSADYGVRTWHSFDPPPLSPAGSNAPIQLRELDIIGDEEIEQILAQTLKRGRQGISIAEIKALVSSLVFTTDPLIDGSFFVYNKNNQVH; this is encoded by the coding sequence ATGAATGAGCGCATATTGGAAATCGTAGCTTACATTGTCAATGCGATGCAATCCAGCTTAGATGATGCGCTGTTTGGCCATATTGAGAATCTCTCTCAAGCATTGATGGAACAAGGCTACACGGAGAATGAGATCAATTCTGCTTTTTCCTGGCTGATTGAAAAAATGCCTTCAGAAGCTGATTCAAATCTAACCAACGAATCGAATTCTGCTGACTATGGCGTTCGCACATGGCACAGTTTCGATCCTCCCCCGCTTTCCCCGGCTGGCAGCAATGCCCCAATTCAATTGCGCGAATTAGATATTATCGGAGACGAAGAAATCGAACAGATCTTGGCTCAAACGTTGAAGCGCGGCAGGCAAGGGATTTCCATTGCGGAGATTAAGGCATTGGTATCCAGCTTGGTTTTCACCACGGATCCGCTCATTGATGGTTCGTTTTTTGTCTACAATAAAAACAATCAAGTTCACTAA
- the topA gene encoding type I DNA topoisomerase, translating into MAQSLVIVESVAKTKTIKKFLGKDYEVIPSVGHIKDLPKQQLGVNIEDGFEPKYITIRGKGKILNEMKKAAEVADQVYIATDPDREGEAIAWHIYEELKLKNDRIKRILFNEITERAVLAAIQNSQSIDINKVEAQKARRVMDRLVGYQVSPILWQTIYRGLSAGRVQSVALRLIVEREREILAFVPQEYWTITAKLRGEKTEPFLSKLIKVNGKKVDIKNQEAAQRIVEDLRNKVFVIKAITKKEISRKPDAPFTTSTLQQEAAKRLGYTSKRIMLIAQQLYEGIELGEEGSIGLITYMRTDSTRIADEAITAAREYIATNYGLEYLPKEPRIYKTKKGAQDAHEAIRPTSMKREPRKIKKYLTAEQYKLYELIWNRFIACQMSDAKLDQTTIDIDAGILVQNEVKADYQFRTTGSVVKFRGFLQAYGDYIENGKESEPPDELEDVQQFIPKQLRVGEILTLIDLLPNQHFTKPPARYTESSLVKELDNLDIGRPSTYALIISTLLARKYVQKNGRQLVPTELGFTVNDILIQHFPSIFNVKFTAQMEAELDKIESAEKDFRAVMNDFYHPFSRALEQVNSKKEVIREALMQDTAEYCPECGKPLVIRWGRNGKFIGCSGYPECRYTRPIEQDQMQTDQKCDKCGKPMVVKQGRFGRFLACSGYPECKNIKPFSLGIRCPKENCDGMIVERRTRQGKVFYGCSRYPDCDFATWYQPIAIECQNCKSPYLEQRQSQKEGTYLYCPKCKTKYEESADSE; encoded by the coding sequence ATGGCGCAATCTCTTGTCATTGTTGAATCCGTTGCTAAGACCAAAACGATTAAAAAGTTTTTAGGGAAAGATTACGAGGTTATCCCTTCCGTCGGGCACATCAAAGATCTCCCGAAGCAACAATTAGGGGTGAATATCGAGGATGGTTTTGAGCCGAAATATATCACCATTCGGGGCAAGGGCAAAATATTAAATGAAATGAAGAAGGCGGCGGAAGTGGCGGATCAAGTTTATATTGCCACAGACCCAGATCGTGAAGGGGAGGCTATTGCCTGGCATATTTACGAAGAGCTCAAACTAAAGAACGATCGGATCAAGCGAATTCTCTTCAATGAGATTACGGAGCGGGCGGTATTAGCAGCGATCCAAAATTCACAGTCTATCGATATCAATAAAGTCGAAGCGCAAAAGGCCCGTCGGGTGATGGATCGGTTGGTCGGTTACCAAGTAAGTCCGATCCTTTGGCAGACAATCTATCGCGGCCTGAGTGCCGGCCGGGTCCAATCGGTGGCATTGCGATTAATCGTTGAGAGAGAGCGCGAAATCCTTGCTTTTGTCCCACAGGAATATTGGACGATCACGGCCAAACTTCGGGGTGAAAAAACCGAGCCATTCTTGTCCAAACTGATCAAAGTGAATGGCAAAAAAGTTGATATCAAAAACCAGGAAGCGGCTCAAAGAATAGTAGAAGACCTGCGCAACAAGGTCTTTGTTATCAAAGCGATCACCAAAAAGGAGATAAGTCGCAAGCCAGATGCTCCGTTTACTACCAGTACCCTGCAGCAAGAAGCCGCCAAGCGATTGGGTTATACATCCAAACGCATCATGCTTATTGCCCAGCAGCTTTATGAAGGGATTGAATTGGGCGAAGAGGGGAGCATCGGTCTAATTACATACATGCGAACGGACTCGACACGGATCGCTGATGAGGCGATCACCGCTGCCAGAGAATATATCGCGACCAATTACGGCCTTGAATATCTCCCTAAAGAGCCAAGAATTTACAAAACCAAAAAAGGAGCCCAAGATGCCCACGAGGCAATTCGACCTACCTCAATGAAGCGCGAGCCCCGCAAGATCAAAAAATATTTAACCGCTGAACAATACAAATTGTATGAATTGATCTGGAACCGCTTCATCGCCTGCCAGATGAGCGATGCGAAATTGGATCAGACGACAATCGACATTGATGCAGGCATCCTTGTTCAAAATGAAGTCAAAGCGGATTATCAATTCAGAACCACTGGTTCGGTAGTCAAATTCCGTGGCTTTTTACAAGCTTATGGGGATTATATTGAGAACGGGAAGGAATCGGAACCTCCAGATGAGTTGGAAGACGTTCAGCAATTTATTCCGAAACAATTGCGTGTCGGCGAAATACTAACGCTGATCGATCTATTGCCCAACCAGCATTTTACCAAACCACCCGCGCGATATACGGAGAGCAGTCTGGTGAAGGAGCTGGACAATCTGGATATCGGTCGTCCCAGTACCTATGCCCTGATTATCAGCACTTTATTGGCGCGGAAGTATGTCCAAAAAAATGGACGGCAACTTGTGCCGACCGAATTGGGGTTTACGGTGAACGATATTTTGATCCAGCATTTTCCATCGATATTCAATGTAAAATTTACAGCGCAAATGGAGGCTGAGCTGGACAAGATCGAGTCGGCAGAGAAGGACTTTCGCGCAGTCATGAACGATTTCTATCATCCATTCAGCCGCGCCCTTGAGCAGGTCAACTCCAAAAAGGAGGTCATCCGAGAGGCCTTGATGCAGGATACGGCGGAGTATTGTCCGGAATGCGGCAAGCCCCTGGTCATTCGATGGGGACGAAATGGTAAATTTATCGGATGCAGCGGCTATCCCGAATGTCGCTATACCCGACCGATCGAACAAGACCAGATGCAAACCGATCAGAAGTGTGATAAATGCGGTAAGCCTATGGTCGTTAAACAGGGACGCTTCGGTCGATTCTTGGCCTGCTCTGGCTACCCTGAATGCAAAAATATTAAACCTTTTTCCTTAGGGATTCGCTGTCCCAAGGAGAATTGTGATGGCATGATTGTCGAGCGGAGGACGCGCCAGGGCAAGGTTTTCTATGGTTGCAGCAGATACCCGGATTGCGATTTTGCTACCTGGTATCAGCCCATCGCCATTGAGTGCCAAAATTGCAAATCCCCTTATCTTGAGCAGCGCCAATCGCAAAAAGAGGGAACTTATCTCTATTGTCCAAAATGCAAGACCAAGTATGAAGAAAGTGCAGACAGTGAATAG